attcggaaaaaagcttAATTGTGGAGGAAAAATAGATGAAAAGTTAGGGGGATGCAGATGGGCAATGACGTCTACTAGAGAATATTACGTctggattattacaggccaatttccctaaaATTAATTGTGTATGGGTTCTAGTTGGGTTCCAAATACAGCATACTCATGATTTATTAGTTTATTAACCCAAAtcacaaaaaataataataaataaataaataataaatgtaAACATATTTACTACTCCAACAACATAAAATTATGAACTCGTCATGCAATTATAGACACACATTTGATTTTTTAggaaaaaaattgaaagaaatgAAACCTTCTTGAACTTGGGTAGCAGGGTCAAACTGAGACTGATCAAAAGAAGGTCTTTCTAACACATTAGCTCCTCCTCTGGAGGATCCAAACCGAGCTTTGAAAGACCCATTTGAGGAATTTGAAATCAAAGCtggagatgaagatgaagatgatgttctAATTGTACACGATACAATACAAGATTTTGGAGTTTGTGAGTGATGAATGATGGTCGTTAGAGGTAGGAACGAAGGTACATTCACCGCAGCCATTGATAACAGCAAAGAAATAGGTTGTTTGAAGAGAAATGTGTTAACGTAATCGTCTTGAATTGTGGTTGGTGAGAGTAGTAGCCCCTCTTAAAGGAAAATAGCGGCTATCATAAACAAAGCCCTTCACATCAAATATATATTTGTGGTCACCTTTTTTTCTATGTTTAATAATAAATTTTAGATTTGAATTTTAACTATTAAATTTCCACAAAAATGAccttataaattataaatatagaAGCAGTACAATAATGTAAATATAAAGAATTAACTTTTTCTTAAAGAATCAATGAAAATATTAGttaacagtggcgaagcttgagatttttgACGGAGatgtcgaaaacgtatatacccaaataTTGCTATACGAAAACCACATATATTACACTACTAAGCGAAAAGTTCTGGGGGTCAGGCGCCCCCGGCCCCTTAATAGTTGCGCCCctgttagttagttagttaattattatttaattatgaATGCTTGATTGATATCAATTTTAGGGGTGTGTACGGTTCGGTTTGAGGGTAAAAACTGAAAGTTCGGTTTTCGGTTTTTGAAAACCGTTTGGTTTTGGTTATTTTGGTTTTCACAACGGGCAGTTTTtcagtttttgaaaaaaattacttAAGATTCAAAAATTAAAAGTATAATTCAAAGTTTAAAAATCTTTCTTAAATGTTTACATTTGGGTTAATATATTTAGCCTTTTTAATTGATGTTGttcacataaacctaaccttctaatctattttaaTGTTTCTCTAAAGTTTTTGTAAGacgttttcttttataatactttgaaaaccatttaatttttatgttaaattttgttatttcttgtaaACAATAGATAAACCATTTTAATGATAAATGAACatttaatgtttttattataaacatttaacaaacaagaataaaattaatagtTCTTAGTAGCATGGGTTAAAcaacttaaacttaaacataaaataTATAGATTTGGCATACTGTTATAACTTATCGGTTCGGTTATTTTAGGTTATTgaaaatgattatccgaaaaccgaaccaaaattttcggttattaaaaatctgAAAACCGAACCttcggtttttgtttcggtttggtttttttggttatttcggttttctgctcacctCTAATCGATTTAGAAGATTGcctaattttttttgaacggctattTTCaaactataaataagcaacatttGGTGTTTTATAgggttttactcaaagtatggggagtttttcaaaaaaaaaaaaaaaagttgacttTCATTTCTAATCCAAAGACTTTCGTCTTTTGTATTTTAGccttttgatttttttacttttaacccaaagtttttcatcttttccaATTTAACCCAACACTTTTTTTATCTTCACTTTGATCCTcaatacttttcatcttttgcaaaattttcattttacgtttcgtactaaattttgcgagttaacacgccgcaatgTGTGTGTGGGGTTTAACGTTTTTCgtttattttttcccgtttgacagacCTGTTgcaacgcgtctatttttccctGCTTGACAGGTTGTCGCAACGTTCGGATCCTTTTTTTCTATGCTTCACGTTTTAGTCTAATTTCTTCACATGAATATGCCACAATAGACGTGAATGGTTTAATGATTTTACGTCTTTTTTTGGTTCATTGTTATTTTtacctatttatttatttattttgtttttacaagttttttcGATGTTGATGATCGCTGACAGGGATGtagcattggtgctacttggctcGGTTTACGCCCCTGCCGCAACGCGGGGAGGGGACTTAATGCAGCCAAAGGCTATAGAAACAAAATATACATCTAGTTGAATTACaactattaattaataaaaaaaattattaaaaatctactcttttttaatataaatagttgattttccgcccgcgcgttgcggtggggacccaatgactacaaaacacgtgtcagtaacggcaagcagataccgaatatcagaACATAAATAAAAGTGTCGTGAAAAGGATAGTCACCCTGTcctaaaaaaacgattttaaataacctaatatataataataggacccacacgtcctacattgcggcggggacccaatgactgcaaaacgcgtgtcagtaacggcaaacagataccgaatatcaaaacatagataaaaatgtCATGAAAAAGATAGTTACTCCGTcctaaaaaaacgattttaaataacctaatatataataataggacccacacgtcctatacgttggaaattcggttgttttcagttcagttattacggtgttaacacgttaaaatatggatgagctcggtaccggtaacggtaccgaaagtaccgatccagaAAATCGTcgaattaggtaccggcaccgaaaatgctcggcacaatacggtatggtatttgaaggtaaaaatcaataaatacaggtatggtgctagaccggtgtcgaatcaaaagtaacgattctgaaaacgccaaaaggtgggtattaatttggtaccgaaaatgattttgtatagtaaatttggtaccgatacgataccggtttgattacaggatttgatacgatttgctcatcaataatctaaatatccaagttaattttacatgctacaattcattcattacagaaaaagacaaaaaaataaagcaaaataagttgttgtgtatataaaagctcattcaaacgaaatatagtttacttactgtgtgtatgaaaagtaatctaaacggtgcaattacttgcattgctacgttactacaggatttgatgagctcggtactaACATGTACGGAAAATACCGTTACccaaatccccaaaagtgggtaccggttccgaatatacctggtacggtacggctCGGTACCGCTACTGGTATGTCACCGACATTTGAGGGTAAAAACtgatgaataccggtgccgaaccggtaccgTAAACAGGGGCGGATTTAGCATGGTTCTATGGGTTCGCAGGAACCCATTCGATTCGaagaaaatggaaaaaattagtgtaaaccttgtatgatttgggaaaaaataataaaaattagtGAAAAATTACCAAAAGTAACCCAGTGGAATCCGaccctggatccgccactgaccGAAAATACATccagtttggtaaatttgatactgGTCCTCGATACCAGCTCATTCTTTAGTAATGTTACTATTCATTCAATTCTATTTTTTTTACTATATTCATTCAATTTTGTTTACTATTCAttcagtttttaatatataggtaaattagtcatattaactttttttttaataaggTAAAAAATAATTGTGTAAAAGGTAATATGTATATTGATTAAATTACAAAGGTACAATGCAATGTAAAGTAATACTATATCACCCGATTCTAAGGTGAATACTAATGTATTTATGAATTGAGGGAACAAATCttgaccattgatttacatcatcaaattgtaaaatacatattttcatcatcaaatcctggccttggatttacacttgtgtattgataatcaatagctaagattagttcacacagttcactatcAAGGGAGTTGTTCACAAATGAATCTAACCCTACCCTTGCAGTATATGTAACTTtaacaaaagtttttttttaacggcaaacaaGATGTACTACTTTAAACCAATTATACTAAAATACTTTTTATTGAGGTTTAAACTTAGGATATCCTCTCTAAGAAATACGTTCCTTTACTTGGTAGGCTAACTTTACATTGGCCGGCTTTAACAAAAGTTAAAGTCAATAATGTAATCAAACCCAATCTCAAATTCTAAATTCTAAATACAGTAGTTTAATTTTGACACAAAGCAACAGTAGATACATGTATCCCACCTTTTTATGAAATTGTAATGTTAAATCAACCCCTTAGGgggaaataaaaacaaaaaagcaAACCATATTCAATATTTGATACCATTAACTTTTGTTGACGTAATAATGTTTGATCCACATAATAGTTTTGTGGTTTAAAAATATTTAGGACATAATTTCTCTTCTTGCGGGCGGTTTACATGTCCCACCTTGGGTTTATGTGGTTCATGTGAAACCACCTTATCTCAATTTGCGTATCTAACTGACTATAGAAAAATAATTTGtgtcaaaaataattttttagtcTCATTTAGCTGATGACACATTTTTGTATATACATATTAGAATTAGAGCGAGTTTAAGTTAAAAAAAACTCTGAAGTATAATGATTCTTTGCTCTACTCATCGATATCTAAAAATTAACCGAAGTTAAACTTTAAATCACCTATCAGCGCCAAATATAACTAGCAATTACAGCAAAACAAATCTAAaaaacatgcatcaacaaaaCCAGATTCACAAGATCAGATTTAGACAGCTCGCCAGAGTCAAAAAGACAATGGCTTCCCGCTTTCTTGAGCAACCTTCACTTACCCTCAGAAAGCAAGATCAATAACTCGTCATCAGTAATCGCTCCCATCTCCATAGCTCGTTCTAAGGCACCTCGTCCACCACCATCTTTGATCGATACATCCGCCCCTCTGAAACAAGACAAGTGTTTCAGCCTTAAAACGAAACGAATAACAGATTATAACTACCTACCTTCTGATCACAAACTTGGCCAGTTTGTTATTTCCAGAGAAGATACAATGGTGAAGTGGGGTCCTACCATGGTAATCCGACCTGTTTATATCAGCACCAAACTGTAGCAACAGTTCAAGCATCACGTCGTATTTTAAATCGCATGCTAAATGCAGTAATGTACACCCTTCAAGACAGCTTTCCGGCTTGCTGGAATCCTTCATCTTTTTACAGGCTAACGGGCTGGCTTTTTCAGTATCATGTTCATGAAGATTGTGAAATAAATCGGCACCGGCAACCTCATCGTATGTAGTGTTGATGATATTTATAAATGATGTAGCGATTAGACGGTATACCTCTCGTATATTGTTACTTTCAGTTGCTTTCCAGATTCTGGTGGCATAAGAAGGGGTGTTACTGGTGGTTTCTTCTCGACAGATTAACCGTTTCTCCACATACTGGATTTAAACAAAGTTACAAACCAAAGATACATAAAGGTGGACCGGTCAGACCAAAAAATTAGTTgaaaaggaagcgggtcaaatggGTTGAACGGGAAAAAGTTGCCTATGGTGTACTGTTAGTGCATCCAACCACCTAAATAGTTTTACTTAAGAGTAGATTATTCCTATTATTATTATTGACATAATATGGTTTTTGTAATCATCTTCAATGATTAGTTATTTATAAGGAAAAAAACCTGTATTTAAATTTAGGAAAATTGGAATTTAATAATCCCATCTTTTCTcagttggccaataataatcccaactgaGAATATTCTTACTACTAGCCCCAACTTTCCAACTAATTTTTTTTCTAGTGGACCCCCCTATAAAAAACTTAACCAGTTAGTTTTTTTGCTGACGTGGATAGTTTTTCGCTGATGTGGATGATGACGtggaaaaaaatatatttttttgttttttgctGATGCAGATGATGACgtgaacataaaaatattgtcttTCCACCTCATAtgtccacatcagcaaaaaaactaactgggttaagtTTCTTTAACAGGgtgtattgaaaaaaaaaatagttagaaAGTTGGGATCGGTGGTAAGACTATTCtcagttgggattattattggccaactgAGAAAAGGtgtgattattaaaatccaattttccctaaatttacccattttgacccgtaCAAAATTTCCCATTTTGACACATCACCTCCTGACTAGCACATTGCACCTGTAGTTGCATACAGCACAATGGCCAGAACATATACCTTTGCAATGATATACTTCTCCCTCTGTTGATTTGCATCTCTAGGGCTAGGCTTGTTAACGGCTAAAGCATTTGATCCGTCCTCGCTGCACATAATTTATTTTAGACAGTTGAAGTTAGTGAGATAATCAATCATTTAGCATTTAAAACAGAGACGATTACAGACTAATGGCAggtagcggcgcaacttgttgctcgtctacctgccattagtctgTAATCGTCTCTGTTTTAAATGTTTATATGCCGTTTTTAACTAAAAAAATCATTTAGCTTTATTACGCCGCATTCCTTTTTGAAACGTGGTTTATACCCACCTATTAGTTTGAAGTGGATTTTCCCATATGGAATTGCAGTACATATTGCCCAAGTTCCGAAACAAGTCCATTACAGTAGGTTCCCAAACCTTAACGTCAAGATTAATTGATCGAACCTGCAGTAGTTAAAATGAAATCAGATTAGCTAGATGTAAGAGAATGCATTTCGTATTGCGGTTCTTGATGAGTACAATATGCAGTATACGATCGTAGAGGTGACAGTTTCAACTAGAGGTGCAAACAAGCCAAGCCGCTCGGGAttagctcgaaacgagccgagccttatcgaacctgagccgagcttgagcctaaaataaagctcgtttatttATCGCGCCCGAGCTTGTGCCTGGCATGCGAAGCTCGTcaagccttatcgagccttagtgtaatatcagtttttattaatatttaataacatttaccctttatttaaagttgtctagtaaacgcgccgagccgagcttatttaaacttgtttacgagccgagccgagcccgaaccCAAgaataagcttgtttagtaaactagcctgagcttcacttatcgagctcacgAGCCTAACGAGtctattattttatattatttttatttaaaaacaaacGAGCTGggctcgagcttgagaaactaccaacgagccgagcttgagTTTTGAAAACAAACctcaaaccgagccgagctcgagtttgAGCAACTACCAATGAGCCGAACTCGAGCGTTGAAAACAAAGctcaaaccgagccgagctcgagctttgaaaacacaGTTCGAGCCTCATCGAGCTCAGGCTCGGCTCTTTTGCACCCCTAGTTTCAACCCATGTATCAAGTGAGTAAAATTTAAAAATTGACTTAAAGGAAATGGGTCGAAGTTCGCACAAAGAGTATTTTGATGATAAAATAGCTACCCGTTCGACCCCGCTCATTTTGCCACCTCTACTATGCAGTGTATTAAAGAAAAGCACCTTTGATATGTGAACCCCTAGATTTCGGTGGACCCCAGAACATTCAATGCACATTAATATGCCTAAATTAAGAGACGCCCAATCAGGTTCAGGTGCACTGCATTCTGCACATAAATCATTTCCAGGAATCTTTCGGAGAATGCTAGAAACGCAATCTTCTGGATTAATATTCACGTTATCAAGTATAGATCCCGTGTTATCAACTTGTGAAGCGGCAGATTCTTCACCAACTGCGTCAAGTGCACTTCCCGAGTGAACTCTGTTGAAATGTGTCTATAGAAATTACAGTAGAGTTAGAAGACATATTGTGCATGCTTACGAACAGGACGATCAGATTAAAAGCCGCTAAATGTAAATAAAAatccttttatttatttaaaaatttagATTTCTTTCATGCAAATATAATTTAATTTCAAAGGTTTTTACCTGTTTCATATTGGAGTTTAAGAGAGAAGCAATTACTCCTGTGATTTTGTTCATCCAGTCAACCCTGTCACCTTCACTTTCAGCCTGCAATGTGTAAGTCTTCATGGGTGAAATAATCCTGAAACACAAACGCAAATCCGAATCCTCGTCGTCAGCTTTTATCGTTGAAGTACGAAGATCAACCGTATGGCATTCTGAGTTTTCATCGTCATGTGATGCTGCCCTGTTGTGCCTTGATCTAAACCTCCCAAACACACGACTATGTTGTTCAGTCGATGTAAGTGAATTCGTTGATTGTGAACCCTAAACCAATTTTTAACATGATCACAATTAtaaagaattaaaaaataaaaatattgacatAAGAAAAATGAAGTATATACTATATAACCTAGTAACCTACCACAGGTTTGTTAGGAAAAATCCTATAATAATATAAGATCCCGCGACTATCAAGTATAAAGAATCGTCTTTTCCAATCGGCTCTTAAACTTGTCGACCGTTTTAGAAGATAGCCTTGCTTGATGGTTTGCACCTGAAAAAAATATACAGACATTAGGTTAACAAATTAGTAAATTGTATGTAATGCATCaacaattaaaaaacaaaaaaaaaattacaacttTTTAAAAATTTTACTCACTGTTCCTTTCGTGGTGGACTTCATTATTGCATCTATATTTTTATCTGAATTCATTCCAACGCCATTAACATTTCCGAAATTAGTAGGCAATGATTCTTTCATTTCCGCTTGTGCCAAAAATTCTTGAATTCTCTTTGCGAGTCTATCTTGTTCGGAAGTTGCATGTTCTTTAGATTGTTGTGCATACGTCAACACCTGATATTAACAATTTAACACTCCctttatttacaaaaaaaaaaaaaaaaaaaaaaaaaaaagattaaaataGAAGAACAAAAAGTATATAGGTTAGTTGTGAAGGAATAACCTGATGAATGAAAGGTTCCATTTGACTCAACAAATCATAGCCCTAGAAAGTCAAAACATTGTCGGTAGTACAAAATCGGCACATTGTATACAAGAAAAAGATTACTAATATTACAAAAAACGCACCAGTTTAAAATATCGCAAATGAGCATCCATTATTGCGCTAAGAGATTCCAAAAACGTGTACTTCTTTGTTGCTTCGATATTCACTAGAGAATGTACCTGTATTCCTTAAAAACACCAAGGAGAAAATCTTAAACCTTAAATTATGAATAATATTTGGCAAATGTATATAAAGGGACTGCGTATTAATAAGACATACTAGATCGAATCTGCTCTTTTCAAATGCAGATTTCAAGTTTTGTAGAGCCTATAAAAAGGGTACAAAGAAGATGTATCACATGTATTTTATACAGCAAAATGCACAACATGACATATT
The Helianthus annuus cultivar XRQ/B chromosome 6, HanXRQr2.0-SUNRISE, whole genome shotgun sequence genome window above contains:
- the LOC110865224 gene encoding ADP-ribosylation factor GTPase-activating protein AGD4 isoform X2, yielding MTIPRSDPVGQERKGIRYSDFPDLAKFLLPFRRDIDNPLAAFNNLDDSPMFQKQVRYIELNTDDLKTRCQKLHKGSKKYMDGLGEACNIDFVFADALEAFGGGQDDPVSSSIGGSIISKFVSAFREIESFKELLRIQVEHLLVDRLAQFLSDDLQATKDARKKLDKATYAYDQAREKVASLRKSTRDEVVTESEEALQNLKSAFEKSRFDLVHSLVNIEATKKYTFLESLSAIMDAHLRYFKLGYDLLSQMEPFIHQVLTYAQQSKEHATSEQDRLAKRIQEFLAQAEMKESLPTNFGNVNGVGMNSDKNIDAIMKSTTKGTVQTIKQGYLLKRSTSLRADWKRRFFILDSRGILYYYRIFPNKPVGSQSTNSLTSTEQHSRVFGRFRSRHNRAASHDDENSECHTVDLRTSTIKADDEDSDLRLCFRIISPMKTYTLQAESEGDRVDWMNKITGVIASLLNSNMKQTHFNRVHSGSALDAVGEESAASQVDNTGSILDNVNINPEDCVSSILRKIPGNDLCAECSAPEPDWASLNLGILMCIECSGVHRNLGVHISKVRSINLDVKVWEPTVMDLFRNLGNMYCNSIWENPLQTNSEDGSNALAVNKPSPRDANQQREKYIIAKYVEKRLICREETTSNTPSYATRIWKATESNNIREVYRLIATSFINIINTTYDEVAGADLFHNLHEHDTEKASPLACKKMKDSSKPESCLEGCTLLHLACDLKYDVMLELLLQFGADINRSDYHGRTPLHHCIFSGNNKLAKFVIRRGADVSIKDGGGRGALERAMEMGAITDDELLILLSEGK
- the LOC110865224 gene encoding ADP-ribosylation factor GTPase-activating protein AGD4 isoform X1, giving the protein MDAHLRYFKLGYDLLSQMEPFIHQVLTYAQQSKEHATSEQDRLAKRIQEFLAQAEMKESLPTNFGNVNGVGMNSDKNIDAIMKSTTKGTVQTIKQGYLLKRSTSLRADWKRRFFILDSRGILYYYRIFPNKPVGSQSTNSLTSTEQHSRVFGRFRSRHNRAASHDDENSECHTVDLRTSTIKADDEDSDLRLCFRIISPMKTYTLQAESEGDRVDWMNKITGVIASLLNSNMKQTHFNRVHSGSALDAVGEESAASQVDNTGSILDNVNINPEDCVSSILRKIPGNDLCAECSAPEPDWASLNLGILMCIECSGVHRNLGVHISKVRSINLDVKVWEPTVMDLFRNLGNMYCNSIWENPLQTNSEDGSNALAVNKPSPRDANQQREKYIIAKYVEKRLICREETTSNTPSYATRIWKATESNNIREVYRLIATSFINIINTTYDEVAGADLFHNLHEHDTEKASPLACKKMKDSSKPESCLEGCTLLHLACDLKYDVMLELLLQFGADINRSDYHGRTPLHHCIFSGNNKLAKFVIRRGADVSIKDGGGRGALERAMEMGAITDDELLILLSEGK